The genomic stretch CTCGCCACCGCGCGTGAGGCGGCGGTCAAGGCCGAGAGCGCCGGTGATATTCGCGAGCAGGCTGCGGCACTCCGGCATGCGGCATGGAACCTTGGGCAACTCGGGCGCCACGACGAGGCGCTTACTGCTGCGCGCGAAGCTGTGGTCAAGGCCGAGAGCGCCGGTGACAATCGCGAGCAGGCTGAGACACTCCGGCATGCGGCATGGAACCTTGGGCGCCTCGGGCGCCACGACGAAGCGATTGCGACCGCGCGCCAAGCTGCCGCGAAGGCCGATAGCGCCGGTGATATTGGCGAGCAGGCTAGGGCACTCCGGTTCGCGGCATGGAGCCTTGAGGGACTCGGTCGTCACGACGAGGCGCTCGCCACCGCGCGCGAGGCAGCGGCGAAGGCCGAGAGTGCCGGTGATAGTCGCGAGCAGGCAGGGGCACTCCTAGAAGCGGCATGGAATTTGATGCAACTCGGGCGCCGCGACGAGGCGATTGCCATCGCCCGCGAAGCAGCGGCACTCGCGGAGAAGGTCTCGGATCGCGAGCTCTCGCTTGCCGTCGCACGAACCCTTCTCCAGATGAGGCCGGGTGATGCTGACATTGATCTCGCCTACCGATCCTACGAGTACGTGATTGAGGGTGGCGACGCCGACGATCCAGGCTTGTACTTTGATGATATCGCGGATGTTGCTACCCGGACGTCGAGCTGGCCGAGGCTCATCGCCATGTTGGCAAGCCGTCCCGTTGTGGCTGAGACGATTAATCAATCATCGGTTTTCATTGGCCATTCGGGGGGCGTCGTCGCACGGGCGCTGCTAAACGGCGAACGAGAAGACGCCCTGACGATGGCGCGCCACGTCGTTTCCGCGCTGGCCCAGGCGATCGAGGCCGCATCCGATCCGCGCCCGGCCGGGCTTTGGTCAGCGATACTCGCAGCCTCGGCTGAAGCGATCACGACAGCGGTCGCGGAGGCCGCGTTTCTGAGTGAGATCGCCGATATTCTCGCCGCGCATGCGTCGGTTCCGGTCCGTGCCACCTCGCTGCTGGCGGCTGCGGCGGCCTATCATGCGGGTGGTCGAGACTCCGCGGCGCTAGCGCGGCTCGATCCCGACCTCGCGACGACATTAATGGTGGTGTTTCCGCCGGACAGCGCAAAGCAGTCGGAGCCGCGTCGGCGAAAACCCCGGGCGAAACGACCGAGCAGGAGGTAGGCAAGAGGGCGGCACGGCTAGAAGACGGCGGTCATTGCCCGCCTCTATAATCCAGTTGTCATGTGCCGCGACCAGACTAGCGGCACCAGCCGTCGCGATGGCCGCCGTGATAGGCGCGGGCGAAGCCGCCGGCCAGCAGGGCGTCGGAGACATTCGGCGTCTGCTTGGTGGCGGCGTCGGCGACGACGCGGCCCTGATATTTGTCGGGGCCGATATTGAAGATCGTCACCTCGCCCTGATCGAGCAGGCCGCGCAGCGCCGCGCTGGCCGCCTCCGCTCCCTGCAATTCGCGCGCGCAATGCGCCTTCAATTCCGGCGCATCGATGCCGCGCAGCCGCACCCGCGTCGTCATGTCGAGACCGGGCCACAAATGCACCCGGGCCTCGAAGGTGTCGCCGTCGATGGTGCGCAGTACCTCGACCGGATGGCGGATGCCCGGATTTCCCGCGCGCCGCCAGATCGCGTCGCTGTCATCGGCGGATCGGGAGGGGTGCGCCGTGCCGGTCAGCGCGCCGCGCCAATCCGGCCAGTGCCGTGCCGGCAGCATGGTCCCGGCCGCCACGCCCACAACGAACACCCAGGGCAGCGCCGCCGCCCATCGCCCTCGCCAGGGACGATAGGGGGCGCGTGCCGCGTTTGTTCTGGAATATGGGTACATATTCCTAATATAACCTGAGTCGCGACGCGGCGCAAGCCCTAATTGCAATCACAGGTTGTAGTGCGCGTGCCTGTTTCGCCGAAGCTCAAAAGTCCGACGCAATGCCCTTGGTCTCCCAATCGCCATAGCGGGTCGGCTCCGGCCCCTTTGGTCCCTGGAATTCCATGGCGCGCGACGCCTCATGCTTGGCGGCCTCGGCGCGGCGCGCCTCGGCCTCGGCGAGCGCGCGCTTGGCGGCTTCGGGCAGCGGCTTGCGCGAGGGTTCGGGGCGAGGAAGCGGCGACGGATCATTTGTCATGGTCGAAATTCCAGTCACGAATTGACGTATCATGAATTGGCTTGGCACCGATCGCAGCCGGTGATGCACGCTCGCTGCGAGTACGATGGAACGTGGTCAGCGATTCTTACATTTGGCATATTCGCATGTCACCAATAGGGATGCCGCGACGATTGGCGGCGCACCAATCAACATCCTTTCAGTTGTGATACTCTCACCTCATGCCAGCTCAAAGATTCGCCTTGCCCCCCGAGGTGCCCGGCCTCGCCGCGCGCCGAATCGCCGCCGATATTCTTGACGGTGTTTTGCACAAGCGCCGGACCTTGGACGACCAGCTCGAAGGCTCGGGCGCGCATCCCGGGCTGAAGACTCTGTCGGATCGCGACCGCGCCTTGATGCGCCGGCTGGTCGCCACCATCCTGCGGCGGCTGGGAACGCTGGGCCATGTGCTGTCGCGGCTGCTCGATCGTGGCGTGCCGACCGACGCGCCGCGGGCGCAAAGTGCTTTGTTGATCGGCGCCGCGCAGATCCTGTGGATGGATGTGCCCGATCATGCGGCGGTCGACCTGTCGGTGCGGCTGGTGCAATCGGACCGCCGCGCCGCCAAATATGCCGGCCTGGTCAATGCCGTGCTGCGCCGCTGCGCGCGCGAAGGCCAGCCACTGATCGACGAAGTGCAGGCGCAGACGCTCGACGTGCCGCCATGGCTGATGGCGCGCTGGACCACGCATTATGGCGAGACCACCGCGCGGGCGATCGCGCTGGCGCTCAGCGTCGAGCCCTCGCTGGATCTGACGGTGAAGTCGGAAGCCCACGCATGGGCGGCGCGGCTGCATGGCGAAGTGCTGCCGACCGGAACCGTGCGCACTCTGCTGCAAGGCCCGATCACCATGCTGCCGGGCTTCGAGGATGGTCAATGGTGGGTGCAGGACGCCGCCGCCGCCTTGCCGGCCCAATTGTTCGGCAACCTCAAAGGCAAGACCATCGTCGATCTCTGCGCCGCGCCGGGCGGCAAGACCGCGCAGCTCGCACAGGCCGGCGCCGACGTCACCGCGATCGACCGCTCGCCGAATCGGGTGGCGCGGTTGCGCGAAAACCTGGCGCGGCTGTCGCTCGAGGTGCGCACCGCGGTCGCCGATGCCACCGAGTGGCAAAGCGAGCAGGGCGATGCCGGGTTTGACTGCGTGTTGATCGATGCGCCCTGCGCCTCCACCGGTACCATCAGGCGGCATCCGGATGTGGCGTGGCTCAAGCGTGAGGACGATATCGGGGCGTTGTCGGCGTTACAGCGGCGGCTGCTGCAAAAGGCGGCGTCGCTGCTGAAGCCGGGCGGAACCCTGGTCTATTGCACCTGTTCGCTGGAACCCGAGGAGGGCGAGCAGGCCATCGCGGCGCTGTTGGCGGCGGACGCCAGCATGCGGCGCGTCCCGATCGACGCCGCCGAAGTCGCCGGCCTTACCGACATCATCACCCCGGACGGCGATCTGCGCACGCTGCCCTGCCACCTGCCGCATGCCGACCCGCGGCTCGGCGGCTTCGATGGATTTTTTGCCTCCAGACTCACCAAGTCCTTGTAAAACAAAGATAGATTCGATCGGCGAAGGCCCAGCGGCGGGGGCGCCGGCTCGGTTTGCGTCGTGGTTTGTGGCTGCCGAGCGGAACCGGCTACCGATATTACGCTGGATTGCGATCGACGGGGTGTGCCGGCCGGAATTCCGGACTAAAAGGAATCGCAACGAATTTTCGGTAAATTGACGGTTGCTTTGATTCAGAGCGTCACCTCTTCGCAGAGGCTACGCCACACGAAAGTTTGGGTCGAAACGGCTGGGTCGAGAAGGTGTCGAATCCTTTTGAATTCGAAGTTCGCAACAGAGGATATCGCAGACGTGACGCGAACTTTGGATCCGGGGCATTAGCGCGCGTGTCGGTCGCTCATCGCAGACGCATCTCGTCGCTCCTCATAAGCCGCTTCGCGCGGAGCGTGATGGCGCGTGCGACCGGCGGCTCGGTGTCGCTGTCGCGGCTGTGGCCGGGGCGCACCGATCGGTTGATCATCGCGCCGCATGATCTGCGCACCGCCGACGCCACCCGCGCCGCCGAAATCTATGCCGGTCGCTTCGTGTTCGCCGGTAAGATCGTCACCTGCCATGGCCGGTCGATTTTCGACCTGGAGCCGCCGTCGGAGGAATGGGAGGTCGCGCTGCTCGGCTTCGGCTGGCTGCGCCATCTGCGCGCCGCCGATACCGCGATCACCCGCGCCAATGCCCGTTCGCTGGTCGATGACTGGCTGTCCAATATGGCGCGGAACCGGCTGGTCGGCCGGCGTCCGGACGTGCTGGCGCGCAGGGTGATCTCGCTGTTGTCGCAAGCCCCCCTGGTGCTCAGCGACACCGATGGAAAATTCTACCGACGCTATCTGCGCGGGCTGACCCGCGAGGTCCGCTATCTGCGCAACCCGATGCTGGATATTGCCGACGGCGTGCCGCGACTGCAGGTTCTGATCGCGTCGTGCTACGCCTCGCTGTGCCTCGCCAACCAGGCCCGCAATATCCGCACCGCGACCCGCAAACTGTCCGACGAATTGCAGCGCCAGATCCTGCCTGATGGCGGCCATATCTCGCGCAACCCCGGCGCGCTGATCGAATTGCTGATCGACCTGTTGCCGCTGCGGCAGACCTTTGCGGCGCGCAATATCGCGCCGCCGCCGGCGCTACTCAACGCGATCGACCGGATGATGCCGATGCTGCGGTTCTTCCGCCATGGCGACGGCAGTTTCGCGCTGTTCAACGGCATGAGCAGCGCGCCGTCCGACCTGCTGGCGACGCTGCTGGCCTATGACGACACCCATGGCAGCCCGATGTCGAGCATGCCGCATACCGGCTACCAGCGCATCGATGCCGGCACCATGACGGTGATCGTCGATACCGGCGCGCCGCCCCCGCCCAATCTCAGCAACGAGGCCCATGCCGGATGCCTGGCGTTCGAATTGTCCTCCGGCCTGGCGCGGATCGTGATCAATTGCGGCATGCCGTCGACCGGCCGCGAGAATTGGCGCGTCTTCGCGCGCAGCACCGCGGCGCATTCCACCGTGACCTATCACGAGACCTCGTCGTGCCAGTTCGTCGAGCGCGCCGGCGTGAAGCGATTCCTGAAAGGCTCCCCGGTGGTCAGCGGGCCGCGCAATGTCGAGAATTTTCGCGAGGTCGTCGCCAATGGGGTGATGCTGACGACCGCGCATGACGGCTATCTTGATCGCTTCGGCGTCATGCATCGCCGGCTGCTGATGGTGGCGCATGACGGCACACGGCTCGACGGCGAGGACTCGCTGTCGCCGGCGCCGGGCGCCAAGATCAGGGGGACGAATACCGATTATGCGGTGCGGTTTCATCTGCACCCCT from Rhodopseudomonas sp. BAL398 encodes the following:
- a CDS encoding RsmB/NOP family class I SAM-dependent RNA methyltransferase, translated to MPAQRFALPPEVPGLAARRIAADILDGVLHKRRTLDDQLEGSGAHPGLKTLSDRDRALMRRLVATILRRLGTLGHVLSRLLDRGVPTDAPRAQSALLIGAAQILWMDVPDHAAVDLSVRLVQSDRRAAKYAGLVNAVLRRCAREGQPLIDEVQAQTLDVPPWLMARWTTHYGETTARAIALALSVEPSLDLTVKSEAHAWAARLHGEVLPTGTVRTLLQGPITMLPGFEDGQWWVQDAAAALPAQLFGNLKGKTIVDLCAAPGGKTAQLAQAGADVTAIDRSPNRVARLRENLARLSLEVRTAVADATEWQSEQGDAGFDCVLIDAPCASTGTIRRHPDVAWLKREDDIGALSALQRRLLQKAASLLKPGGTLVYCTCSLEPEEGEQAIAALLAADASMRRVPIDAAEVAGLTDIITPDGDLRTLPCHLPHADPRLGGFDGFFASRLTKSL
- a CDS encoding DUF1674 domain-containing protein, with translation MTNDPSPLPRPEPSRKPLPEAAKRALAEAEARRAEAAKHEASRAMEFQGPKGPEPTRYGDWETKGIASDF
- a CDS encoding heparinase II/III family protein; the encoded protein is MSVAHRRRISSLLISRFARSVMARATGGSVSLSRLWPGRTDRLIIAPHDLRTADATRAAEIYAGRFVFAGKIVTCHGRSIFDLEPPSEEWEVALLGFGWLRHLRAADTAITRANARSLVDDWLSNMARNRLVGRRPDVLARRVISLLSQAPLVLSDTDGKFYRRYLRGLTREVRYLRNPMLDIADGVPRLQVLIASCYASLCLANQARNIRTATRKLSDELQRQILPDGGHISRNPGALIELLIDLLPLRQTFAARNIAPPPALLNAIDRMMPMLRFFRHGDGSFALFNGMSSAPSDLLATLLAYDDTHGSPMSSMPHTGYQRIDAGTMTVIVDTGAPPPPNLSNEAHAGCLAFELSSGLARIVINCGMPSTGRENWRVFARSTAAHSTVTYHETSSCQFVERAGVKRFLKGSPVVSGPRNVENFREVVANGVMLTTAHDGYLDRFGVMHRRLLMVAHDGTRLDGEDSLSPAPGAKIRGTNTDYAVRFHLHPSVKASRLSDARGVMLVLPNRDVWTFEALDDKVDLEDSVFLAGNEGPRRTAQIVIRQNSTQASSVRWSFVRSSSSATATSARRDARSQPELPL
- a CDS encoding thermonuclease family protein, whose amino-acid sequence is MYPYSRTNAARAPYRPWRGRWAAALPWVFVVGVAAGTMLPARHWPDWRGALTGTAHPSRSADDSDAIWRRAGNPGIRHPVEVLRTIDGDTFEARVHLWPGLDMTTRVRLRGIDAPELKAHCARELQGAEAASAALRGLLDQGEVTIFNIGPDKYQGRVVADAATKQTPNVSDALLAGGFARAYHGGHRDGWCR